GAGCGGATCTTAGGACTGCGGAGCAGTACCTGGCTTCCATTTAATATTGCAGCCGATGCTAGGACGTTGGTCGGCATCTACGGGCTGACCGGCCAACACCGCCTCGATCGCGGCCCGCAGACTATGCCCATCTACCGGCTGATCATTCCCCGGTCGGCTGTCATCAAGCTGCCCACGATAGACTAAGGCGCGATCGCCATCGAAGAGAAAAAAGTCAGGGGTGCAGGCGGCGGTGTAGGCCTTGGCAGTTGCTTGGGTTTCATCAAAACAAAGGGGAAACGCAAAGCCCACTTCACTCACCATGGCTTTGAGGCTCTCCGGCGCATCATCGGGATAGTTCACCGCGTCATTAGCGCTGATCGCCACAATCCCCAGCCCCTTGGGCAGGTAGTCATGACCGATCGCGGCTAGCTGCTGCTGCACATGCTTCACGAAGGGGCAGTGGCGACAGATGAACATCACTAATAAGCCGCTCTTGCCCGCAAACGTAGACAGCGAGACTGTTTCGCCCGTGACCACATCGGGGAGTTGAAAATCTGGGGCGAGGGTGCCCAGATCTAACATGGTGGAAGCTGTTCGAGCCATCATCCTCTCCTTGGGGTTATTCACAGGGGCGATCGCTCTTCCATGAACCTCGCCCCACTGTGTATTTTAACGGGATTTTAGCGGGACTTCGGGCCCAAACCCATCCTCCATCTGGCTGCCCATCAGATGCTCCAGTGTGGAAATTGCGATCGCTTCCTCAGCAATAACCGAACTGTTACCAATCTTTTGCCTGTTACCCTAGAATCAGCATCAGAATTGCAAATCCTGTGTACCGTGCATATCCAGTAAGGAGAACGTATCAATGGCTGCGACTGATTTCAGAGACTACTACGCCATCTTGGGAGTCAGTAAATCGGCGAGTCATGATGACGTGAAACAAGCGTTTCGCAAGCTGGCTC
The DNA window shown above is from Candidatus Obscuribacterales bacterium and carries:
- a CDS encoding thioredoxin family protein, which produces MMARTASTMLDLGTLAPDFQLPDVVTGETVSLSTFAGKSGLLVMFICRHCPFVKHVQQQLAAIGHDYLPKGLGIVAISANDAVNYPDDAPESLKAMVSEVGFAFPLCFDETQATAKAYTAACTPDFFLFDGDRALVYRGQLDDSRPGNDQPVDGHSLRAAIEAVLAGQPVDADQRPSIGCNIKWKPGTAPQS